The genomic window CTGGCAGTTTTCCATAGGGGGGACCATGAACCCTTTTTCGGCGGGCGCTACGAAACACACCTCAATTGATGGCCCATTTTCTTCTATTACATGGTGCTTGGCGCCCCATCAAGCAATCCGCATGTCGCCGTCGCGTGTTTATTATGCGCAACAAAAATCACAAAACCCAATGCAGAGGACCCATATATATAATTCTGGGATTCCATATATCTGATCTGATATCACAAATTCTCCCGCAAAGTGACTGCCACATATCggctcttttttattttattttattttatttatttttttgacAATCCCAGACCTGCACAAATCCCCATACATGACCTACAAACGTGAcgtgaaaagaaaagacagaAATAAGAATATCGTGAACCCGTACCAAATCAGCCGGTTTCCGTCAATACCGTTGCGGCCAAAGCCCCCTGCCGGCTTCGATACTCGAGGCTCCAAATCATCATGCTGTAGCCGTAGAAGGATTCTTATTCTCGTCTCCTTTGACCTCGACCCCTGGCTTCGCAGTCAAAGGTGCTGGAACTTCGGGCTTCTTGTTGTCTTCGATCTTTCGCAACTCCTCCAGCGCCTCAAGCTCTTCCCCTTCGTCAAAGTCAAACTCCTCCTCATCTTTCTTGACTTTCTTTGCCTCGGGTGCCGCCTTGACCACCTCGACCTTTGGCTTGGGCAAGAGGCTGACTCCCTCCGTTAGGCTCCAGTCGATCTCCTCCCCGTCCCCATACCTCTGCACCAACCACTCGTTGGCTTTTCTAAAGTGACCGCAGTCAAAGAATCCCCTTGACGCGCTCAATGGGCTCGGGTGCACCGCTTTGAGCACCAAGTGCTTCTTCTGGTCGACCTTGATCACCCTCTTAGCTGCGGGGCTACCCCAAGCCATGAATACAACGCCCCTGCTGCGACGACCCGCCACGAGCTCGATGATCTTTTGCGTAAACTTCTCCCAGCCCCGGTTTGCGTGCGAATTGGCCTCATGCGCCCGGACCGTAAGGCATGTGTTGAGCATCAGCACGCCGCGCTGGGCCCAGGGCGTTAGCAGGCCCGAGTTGTTGGGCGGCGGCGTGAATTCAGGGTAGTCGTTCTTGAGGCAAATGTACATGTTTTTGAGAGATGGTGGTGCCTTAGTCGGTGGTCGCACTGAGAAGGCAAGCCCATGGGCCTGATTGATATTGTGGTAAGGATCTTGGCCAAGTATTACGACCTTGACTGTGTGGAAGGGCGTATGGCGGGACCTGTGTGTGGCAAAACGAAACGGAACATGTCAATACCTCTATACAACAGAACATAGTGACGCATATGTCCGCTTGTGACGGTAACGAGGCTCGCCGGTTTACATACCATGAGTAGACATCTTCTCTTGGTGGAAACACCTTCTTGCCCGCATTCGCTTCCCTGTCTAGGAACCTTTTCAGGTCAAGAAACTCCTTTGTGGTAATCTCGTCCTTGAGCAACGCAAGCCAGCTCTCGTCCAAAGTGTCAATCTCCAGCTTTAGCAGCTCCCTCTGCTCGTTGGTAAGCTTCTCCACCCATTTCTGCTTGTTGAAACTGACAGCCGGTGGATGGGCTGGAGCTGAGGCTGCTGGCGCCGCTGTAGAACTTGGGCTGCTAGATGTGGTGGCGCCGCTGGCCGGTGTGGTCTTAGGTGCGGCAAAGAATGATGTGATGCTGGCGTTCTGTTTGGGTTTCTTGGCATCTGAAGCTGACAGCGGTCCATTGGCCTTGCGCTTGAGGGTGGACATGGTGTGAAGAAGCAGCCTTgggctgctggtgctgtcgTGACAAAGACTCTGTGCCTCCACAGCCTGGAGATATGGTTGAAGGCCAAGGATCGGATAGTAGTCGGGATCTTTGTGTAGCCGTTATTATGCAGTTTGCCTCCTTAACAAGGACGAGAAAAGTAGGTATTAATTATAACAGTAATAGACACCACCGGCTTTGCAATCGTATGGAGTTGTAGAAAATATTCGAGAGAAGAAGGTTGTGAAAAAATGCAAAAGAAGACAAAGTGACACGAGCTGGTTGGGTATGAGTAGTAGGTAGGctggactagaactagtctaaaTTCTAAGCAGAATTGATAGGTTTCCGTTTCTGCGCCGGTAACTGTGTCTGCTTCTTCTTCGTTTCAATCATCCAAAACGGGCGAAGTTTGCAATAGTTTATGGGGAATGAGGAGCTGACGTCGCATTGAGGAGGAGGTGGGAAAGGAAAACGCGTGGCGTTCACGTCGCGGGCGCGTCAAAAATGCCCGAGCGTGCTGCAACTTTAATGGGTTTCCGCGGACAGTCAGCCCCTGAACTATGCATGGCTGGTATTTGTTGAACGTTACGCGCAGGCAGCCGTTTGGTCCAAGCAAGGCAGGTACTTCGTGGGTAGGTAGCGTTAGACATGCCCCCGCGCGGAATTTGTGAAAGGTTAGAACATGTCATGAATCATGAGCTTTCCAACAGATCTATGCTTTTGCTATTTTGTTCCTAGTCTTACATCCATACCACCGGCCAAGAAATTGAGGATTGTATCTGGACCAGACTTGAGAAGAAACCAAATACAGCCACCACAACATCCCAAGTCCGgacggcctttttttttttttccttttttttttttttcctcgtcGCGTCTAAAGAGCATGTGAAAAATCACAGCTCGCAAGAATTAATTAACGCTTTCCTTCAATACCCGGAACGCCCTACAATGCATCCAAATGCGCAACAGAGAGGTGTTTTTCCCGTGAAAGAGTCCCAAGAAAATAACAAACAAGTCAAATATACCACCAGAGCCCTTTTTATTAGGACTGCTTCAGCTCCATCTCTTGCCGTAATTTCCTTTCGTTCATACTCCTGAACGACCTCTTACCAACCTCATAGCTGCTGATCATGATGGCGCAGGCGGGTGCCACCTTGAGCGTCCTTGGAATCCAACCTTTGAACAGCCCGGCTGCTCCCTCAGTCCGGAAGATATGCCACAACAATTGCACCATACTCCGCTCCTCGGGTGCTATAGCCTTGGCAGACTTGGACAAGCCGCCATTGCTCTGGTACACTTGAGTGCGCGTTTTTCCAACATCGAAAGGCATTGTTGCCACCGATGCAAACGCGCCGGAGCTTGCGCCAGCAACAAAGCTGTCCACGAACGTCTCGGCGTGGTTCTCACGGCTCTGTGACCTTCTCCGGGCACGCCCCCGAGACTCGTCGGCATCGCGCGTCTGACCCCTCCCTCGCTCGCGGGCATCGGTAAGGTTGCCTCTGATGAACTCGTAGCCCCACCAATACATGCCGGAGAAGGGCACATCCCGCCACAAAGTAAGAGTTAAGCCACGCCATAGTGACCGGTAGCCCTGGAGCCCAACCATCTCGCGGATACCTCGGAAAGTGTCGGCCAGATGGCCTGCCGCTGAAGAGCCGTGAGAGGCCTGGAGTCGAGTTCTGAATAGCTCGATGGGGCTGACGGCCCCTGCTGCTAATATCCTTGCCACACTACCGGCGACCAAGGGTGAATAGTCCTCCTTGACGACTTTGACGATGGGGCTTTCCCTGTTAAATCTGAGCCATTCGTAACCAGTAAAATATATAATGTTGCCCGGAACCGCCATGAGAAGTGTCGGGGATAGACCTCGCCACAGAGCAGTTGCGCCTTCATTGCGGGCGATTTTCCTAAGGCCATCTATAGTCGAGTTGTATGTTCTTTGTTGTGTCTGCTCCACTGCGCATTCCAAAGCGGCAGCCCTGGAGCTGCTGGGCTCTGTGTGACCACCAACAACGCAGAACTGGGCATTGTTGTTCATGAAAAAAACTTCGCGACAGCACGCCGTGACGCCTATATTAGCAGGCGGGCGGAATGCGCTTGTGGAGGTGAGCGGTAGTTTGTAAGCTTTAACCGATGATTCAGGCTTGGCGATGGTTTGCGACTGTAGCCGCACACGAACGACATCCAAGGGCGTAACTGTAATGGTCAGCACTTCGGATCTTGAATGCACGGCTTGCATGCAGTATAAACATACCTAAAAGCCCGGTCAATAAGCTGCCAGAAATGGCCGACACCATTTTCTGAACAGCAGTGATCTCGACAGGCTCATCGCCTGCAGACAGACCGCCCGCTACGCCGGTTGGTAACGGCAAAGGCGCCGCCTGCTCCGCACCCGATACCATCTTTTCTAAAGTGATGGACTTTGTGCCATTTTCGTGGTCTGCTGGGTTGTGAATAATTTGCGATGAAGGagccgaggccaaggacgCCATCCCGGCCTGGCTCAGGTTCGCATTATCAGACGGGATGGATGTATGGAGGCTTGCTCGGTCGAGTATGGGATTTTCGGGACAGCCGGACAGTGCAGATAAATATATAGGTTTGTTGAATTGTGATGAACAGACGGGTGTAAAGATCGCACACAAAAACCAACCAGTATGTGCTTGAACCAGCCGGGTTCTAGGTGTGTATTAAGGTTCGGTGGTCGTTTAGTTACTTGGTTGAATTGTGGGGATAAGGAGGTGAAGGCCGAAATTCGGATCAGGAGTGAGTAACAATTTTTTTGCCTCCTCGGCGCACCTAACGGAGATAGGGGACGTCGATGACGACGGAGCTCGATGGAATCGACATGGAATGCAGCTTGACCCGCGGCGGGGGCTTTTCCCGTTGCGTGGTAGGACGTGATGGCCGAAAATGGACATGATTCACCAATCAAAATATTTGAGCGCGCGACTGGCAgtacgtaccttacctaggtacctaactaCCTATGGATGCAGTGGATCAATTTGTGCATTAAATTTGTGGATCTTAGATTTAAGCCCCTGCTCAGCTTGCTTGGTCATGCTACCTCATAGTACTCTGGACTCTGGAGTTTGGATCAGCCCGCTCCCAACCGGGTACAGTTTGGTGGCATTTACTACTGCTAGGTACCATCTGCAGATCCACCCCCAGGGCCACTCCGTACCTGGCCAAGCTGGCCTTCCCCTGTTGCGCGGTGTTGTCTTGCCCGTTGTCGAACAACCAGGGGACGAGGCTTTACAGGACACCAAATTCGCTGCAGCACTAAATCATCATGGCATCTGCCTTAGAATACCTCGAATAACTCACATTGACTGAGTACATTCTTACCTATTGCctaacaagaaaaaaacactaTAAGCACATTACTGCTCAAGTATATTGTACAAATTTCACAATCTACCGGCTGTTAATATCAGAAGCAACAAGGACGACTCGGACCCCCACGACCGCCCATTGGAATCGTCTTTTCTCGCCCTCCCTGTTCGCTTCCATTCCTACGACGTCCATTGAACCAAATTCGACAGCTCCGAACCCTCAAGGTACACAGAGCTCGATCAATCCAGGCCTCACGCAACACCAGTCgcagataaaaaaaacacaccgCACACCCCCCTCGCCGGGACGAGGTCCATGGCTCCCGCTGTGTCGCCATGGCACAATATAGCAATGGCTACTCGTCTGCCTTTCGAAAACCCCAAGACGACAACTCAATAATCGAAGAGTTACGAGCCGCCGCCGTGCGCTCCGTCCGGTTCCTATGGAGGTTTACCAAGGGTCCAGGTCGGGTCATGGCCATCAACGGTCTCAGTCGATCTTCACATCAGCTCAAGAGGAATCTAGTTGCCCGCCGAATACTGAGCTTTCCTCACTTGCTCGTTGCATTCTGGGTCATCGTGCTGTTGTGGGGGGAGCGCTGGGTGTTTCATAACAAGGTTAACCAGTGTCACTGGGACAAGTGGGAGAAATGGGTGCGTCTTCTATGCACTCTGTTTCCTGTCTCGTATGTTGCTCATTGTCGACTGTATAACTAACTTTGCTGTCCTTCTAAAGCCCCCCGGCGCAAATCCTCACCACCTAGTCTTGGTGGCCGACCCCCAACTGATAGATCCGCATTCATATCCTAGCCGGCCATGGCCTCTGAATCCCCTAACATATAAGATCACGGACAACTACCTCCGCCGCTCCTACAACCAATTAATATCTCAGCTTGACCCGACCTCGCTTTTCTTTCTAGGTGACCTTTTCGATGGTGGTAGGGAGTGGAAGACGGCCCATGGCGAATTTAAAGATCCTGAGTGGAACCATCGGCCAAACTCCGAAAAGGGGCTGCTCAAGAAATGGTACAAGAAGTATACCCATAACTTTTGGCTGAAGGAATACGGGCGTTTCGGCAACATTTTCTTTGATCCCTGGGTCAAGCTGGCTCAGAAAGGACACGTTGAAGGTCAGAGGGGAAGGAAGATGATCGCGAACCTACCAGGAAATCACGATCTCGGCTTCGGAGACGAGATCAAGATTCCCGTTCGTGACCGGTTCGAAACTTATTTTGGCGAGGGAAACCGCGTAGATGTGATCGGAAATCACACTTTTGTCTCGGTCGATACGGTCTCGCTCAGCGCTGATAAGGCATATCACCGCATTGAGGAGATTTACAAACCGACCGAGCACTTTCTCAAACAAGTCGGCTGGGCGAAGCGCAAAGCTGTTGTCAAGGAGCTACGCCATCTCAGAGGTGAGGTTGAGGAGGTCAAGTTCTGGCACCGCATCGAGGATCTCGAAAAGGCCGATTTCACAGACACCCCGAAGCTAGTGACTGAGAAGGATACGGCCGATTTTCCGACCATTTTGTTAACTCATGTGCCCCTTTATCGGCCACCGGGGACGCCTTGTGGTCCGCTGCGCGAGCATTGGCCGCCCGCAAAGCCACCAAAGGGCCAAACGGGTCCTGTGATCCCTGACCACCGCAATGCCATCTCCGTTTCTGGCGGCTACCAGTATCAGAATGTTCTGGACGAGGAGGACAGCAAGGAGCTTATCCGGAGCATTGGGAACGTGGTGCACGCCTTCTCTGGCGACGATCATGACTACTGCGAGGTGGTACACAGCGCGGCGCAG from Pyricularia oryzae 70-15 chromosome 4, whole genome shotgun sequence includes these protein-coding regions:
- a CDS encoding uracil-DNA glycosylase; this translates as MSTLKRKANGPLSASDAKKPKQNASITSFFAAPKTTPASGATTSSSPSSTAAPAASAPAHPPAVSFNKQKWVEKLTNEQRELLKLEIDTLDESWLALLKDEITTKEFLDLKRFLDREANAGKKVFPPREDVYSWSRHTPFHTVKVVILGQDPYHNINQAHGLAFSVRPPTKAPPSLKNMYICLKNDYPEFTPPPNNSGLLTPWAQRGVLMLNTCLTVRAHEANSHANRGWEKFTQKIIELVAGRRSRGVVFMAWGSPAAKRVIKVDQKKHLVLKAVHPSPLSASRGFFDCGHFRKANEWLVQRYGDGEEIDWSLTEGVSLLPKPKVEVVKAAPEAKKVKKDEEEFDFDEGEELEALEELRKIEDNKKPEVPAPLTAKPGVEVKGDENKNPSTATA
- a CDS encoding solute carrier family 25 member 40 translates to MASLASAPSSQIIHNPADHENGTKSITLEKMVSGAEQAAPLPLPTGVAGGLSAGDEPVEITAVQKMVSAISGSLLTGLLVTPLDVVRVRLQSQTIAKPESSVKAYKLPLTSTSAFRPPANIGVTACCREVFFMNNNAQFCVVGGHTEPSSSRAAALECAVEQTQQRTYNSTIDGLRKIARNEGATALWRGLSPTLLMAVPGNIIYFTGYEWLRFNRESPIVKVVKEDYSPLVAGSVARILAAGAVSPIELFRTRLQASHGSSAAGHLADTFRGIREMVGLQGYRSLWRGLTLTLWRDVPFSGMYWWGYEFIRGNLTDARERGRGQTRDADESRGRARRRSQSRENHAETFVDSFVAGASSGAFASVATMPFDVGKTRTQVYQSNGGLSKSAKAIAPEERSMVQLLWHIFRTEGAAGLFKGWIPRTLKVAPACAIMISSYEVGKRSFRSMNERKLRQEMELKQS
- a CDS encoding cell division control protein 1, whose translation is MAQYSNGYSSAFRKPQDDNSIIEELRAAAVRSVRFLWRFTKGPGRVMAINGLSRSSHQLKRNLVARRILSFPHLLVAFWVIVLLWGERWVFHNKVNQCHWDKWEKWPPGANPHHLVLVADPQLIDPHSYPSRPWPLNPLTYKITDNYLRRSYNQLISQLDPTSLFFLGDLFDGGREWKTAHGEFKDPEWNHRPNSEKGLLKKWYKKYTHNFWLKEYGRFGNIFFDPWVKLAQKGHVEGQRGRKMIANLPGNHDLGFGDEIKIPVRDRFETYFGEGNRVDVIGNHTFVSVDTVSLSADKAYHRIEEIYKPTEHFLKQVGWAKRKAVVKELRHLRGEVEEVKFWHRIEDLEKADFTDTPKLVTEKDTADFPTILLTHVPLYRPPGTPCGPLREHWPPAKPPKGQTGPVIPDHRNAISVSGGYQYQNVLDEEDSKELIRSIGNVVHAFSGDDHDYCEVVHSAAQDNVKEITVKSISMAMGVPTPGFLLVSLYNPIDTQGKPLPGAPKETIQTHLCLLPSQLGTFSRYGLFAALSGIILAIRAFLVPVLGLTPFALEPQQGGGSILPIKAKMDDAYCRTPTHDSGTSSFQSRGYGYGVAPPSSKMRHSTPGHRGTGGGGGKWGWGSNSTRTPKIEIHPDDEDDHFGKWKAARSRGGRQRSLVVFREFWTTAWRCLWMVAAIWAYLTWKG